A genome region from Conger conger chromosome 16, fConCon1.1, whole genome shotgun sequence includes the following:
- the si:dkeyp-113d7.1 gene encoding oocyte zinc finger protein XlCOF6 yields the protein MAEFEVECITSGLSTLASECGTPTLHTLPSECVIPPLDTMASESVTPALNTLPSEVAEPMVMLPCVKSEPDLDTIRTVDLSEIQPLSTAALGLEQIKMEISGLDYIKSEHHSDLYSFHSADLDSYKAQYEPSLVFDYITHVSDSLEYIKSEQHTDLQYYYTTELGSIKTEYEPNLISSHIKTEMNGLESIHMAELRSELHKLRPESAIDGMGKLDSDFTAGSLYELQSAQVGKGSVGPSQTGEKALPPRKPRNLTGEKPFSCTQCAKNFSTLGNLKTHQRIHTGERPYTCSQCGKSFGQAGNLKRHQLIHTGQRPYSCTHCSKGFTKADDLRSHQRIHTGEKPFCCTQCGKSFSQSKELKSHQTSHTGDRGFCCPDCGKTFTKEVSFRSHQQGHTGTKVHYCGQCGKSFSNSGVLKTHEKIHSGERPFACTHCGKSFGRLGHLKAHQQIHTGERPYCCSECGKSFSQSGHLKAHEQIHKRETPGSSNSSLSDSS from the coding sequence ATGGCAGAGTTTGAAGTAGAGTGCATAACATCAGGACTCAGCACACTAGCATCCGAATGTGGCACGCCAACACTTCACACTCTGCCTTCCGAGTGCGTGATCCCACCTCTCGACACCATGGCCTCCGAGAGCGTCACGCCGGCTCTCAACACGCTGCCATCCGAGGTGGCGGAGCCAATGGTCATGCTGCCCTGCGTGAAAAGCGAACCAGACTTGGACACCATTCGCACGGTGGACCTCTCCGAGATCCAGCCACTCAGTACTGCTGCGCTCGGCTTGGAGCAAATCAAAATGGAGATCAGCGGCCTGGATTACATCAAGTCTGAGCATCACTCAGACCTCTACTCCTTCCACAGCGCCGACCTAGACTCGTACAAGGCGCAGTACGAGCCAAGTCTCGTGTTCGATTACATCACGCACGTGTCCGACAGTCTCGAATACATCAAGTCAGAGCAGCATACTGACCTTCAGTATTACTATACCACGGAGCTGGGCTCCATTAAAACGGAGTATGAGCCCAACTTGATATCCAGTCACATCAAAACGGAAATGAACGGCCTGGAATCCATTCACATGGCTGAGCTCCGTTCTGAACTGCACAAGCTAAGGCCGGAGAGTGCCATAGACGGCATGGGCAAATTGGACTCCGACTTCACGGCTGGCAGCCTGTACGAGCTACAGTCGGCCCAAGTGGGGAAGGGGTCGGTCGGACCAAGCCAGACAGGGGAGAAGGCCTTACCGCCTCGCAAACCACGCAACCTTACCGGCGAGAAGCCCTTCTCTTGCACCCAGTGTGCGAAGAACTTCAGCACTTTGGGGAACCTTAAAACCCACCAGCGCATCCACACGGGGGAGAGGCCGTACACGTGCTCTCAGTGCGGAAAGAGTTTCGGGCAGGCGGGAAATCTGAAGAGGCACCAGCTCATCCACACGGGACAGCGGCCTTACAGCTGCACACACTGTTCCAAGGGATTCACGAAGGCGGACGACCTGAGATCTCATCAGAGGATCCACACCGGAGAGAAGCCCTTTTGTTGCACGCAGTGCGGGAAGAGCTTCAGCCAGTCGAAAGAACTCAAATCCCACCAGACCAGTCACACCGGGGACCGCGGCTTCTGCTGTCCCGACTGCGGGAAAACCTTCACAAAGGAGGTGAGCTTTCGTTCCCACCAGCAGGGCCACACCGGGACCAAGGTGCACTACTGCGGCCAGTGCGGCAAGTCTTTCAGCAATTCAGGAGTCCTAAAAACCCACGAGAAGATCCACTCAGGGGAGAGACCTTTCGCCTGCACTCACTGCGGTAAAAGCTTTGGCCGTTTAGGACACCTTAAAGCACACCAGCAGATCCACACAGGGGAGCGGCCGTACTGCTGCTCCGAGTGTGGAAAGAGCTTCAGCCAGTCAGGGCACCTTAAAGCACATGAACAGATACACAAGAGAGAAACGCCCGGCAGTAGTAACAGCAGTCTTAGCGATAGTAGTTAG